A region of Burkholderiales bacterium JOSHI_001 DNA encodes the following proteins:
- a CDS encoding oligopeptide/dipeptide ABC transporter, ATP-binding protein (PFAM: ABC transporter; Oligopeptide/dipeptide transporter, C-terminal region~TIGRFAM: oligopeptide/dipeptide ABC transporter, ATP-binding protein, C-terminal domain), whose protein sequence is MSQDLLEVKHLRVEFPTRHGTLVALDDVSLSIAPGEILGVVGESGAGKSLTGAAIIGLLEPPGRIAAGEIVLQGQRIDNLPHEQMRAIRGRRIGAIFQDPLTSLNPLYTVGQQLVETIRTHLPVSADEARQRAIRLLAETGIPAPEARVDQYPHQFSGGMRQRVVIALALAAEPQLIVADEPTTALDVSIQAQIIALLKRLTKEHGAAVMLITHDMGVIAEACDRVAVMYAGRVVEVGPVHEVIHHPAHPYTVGLMGSIPSMDEDRERLLQIDGAMPRLNAIPAGCAFNPRCPHAFDRCRSQRPDLMPAGATHAACWLPVTAGGVSP, encoded by the coding sequence ATGAGCCAAGACCTGTTGGAAGTGAAGCACCTGCGGGTGGAGTTCCCAACACGCCACGGCACCCTGGTCGCACTGGACGATGTGTCGCTGAGCATCGCACCCGGCGAGATATTGGGTGTGGTGGGCGAATCGGGCGCGGGCAAGTCGCTCACCGGGGCGGCCATCATCGGCCTGCTGGAACCACCGGGGCGCATCGCGGCAGGCGAGATCGTGCTGCAGGGCCAACGCATCGACAACTTGCCGCATGAGCAGATGCGTGCCATCCGAGGCCGGCGCATCGGCGCCATCTTCCAGGACCCGCTCACGTCGCTGAACCCCCTGTACACCGTGGGCCAGCAGCTGGTGGAAACCATCCGCACCCACCTGCCGGTGTCGGCCGACGAAGCACGCCAGCGCGCCATCCGCCTGCTGGCCGAAACCGGCATCCCGGCGCCCGAGGCGCGTGTGGACCAGTACCCGCACCAGTTCTCCGGCGGCATGCGCCAACGGGTGGTCATTGCACTGGCGCTGGCGGCCGAGCCGCAACTCATCGTGGCCGACGAGCCCACCACCGCGCTGGACGTGTCCATCCAGGCGCAGATCATCGCGCTGCTCAAGCGCTTGACGAAGGAACATGGTGCGGCGGTGATGCTGATCACGCACGACATGGGTGTCATCGCCGAAGCCTGCGACCGCGTGGCGGTGATGTACGCCGGCCGCGTGGTGGAGGTGGGCCCGGTGCACGAGGTCATCCACCACCCGGCCCACCCTTACACCGTGGGGCTGATGGGCTCGATCCCGTCCATGGACGAGGACCGCGAACGGCTGCTGCAGATCGACGGCGCCATGCCGCGCCTGAACGCCATACCGGCCGGTTGCGCCTTCAATCCGCGCTGCCCGCATGCGTTTGACCGCTGCCGCAGCCAGCGCCCGGACCTGATGCCCGCCGGCGCCACCCATGCGGCCTGCTGGCTGCCGGTGACGGCTGGGGGGGTGTCGCCGTGA
- a CDS encoding oligopeptide/dipeptide ABC transporter, ATP-binding protein (PFAM: ABC transporter; Oligopeptide/dipeptide transporter, C-terminal region~TIGRFAM: oligopeptide/dipeptide ABC transporter, ATP-binding protein, C-terminal domain) codes for MTTPLLQVQDLAKTFDVSAPWLNRVLEGKPRQKVHAVDGVSFEIARGQTLALVGESGCGKSTVARLLTGLYPPTRGQVHFDGQDVLATLPTRAGLALRRRMQMIFQDPYASLNPRWKVRDIVAEPLREHALATGEDELQARTGALLQMVGLAVADAEKFPHQFSGGQRQRISIARALATSPEFLICDEPTSALDVSVQAQVLNIMKDLQRERGLTYLFISHNLAVVRHVSHQVGVMYLGRLVELADKASIFSAPRHPYTRMLLDAIPDIAMTGRARTPVQGEVPNPLNPPTGCAFHPRCPHANARCQQERPDLVAFQGIRVACHAVTEGRI; via the coding sequence GTGACCACCCCGTTGCTGCAGGTTCAGGATCTGGCCAAGACTTTCGACGTGTCCGCGCCTTGGCTGAACCGGGTGCTGGAAGGCAAGCCGCGGCAGAAGGTGCATGCGGTGGACGGCGTCAGCTTCGAGATTGCCCGCGGCCAGACCCTGGCGCTGGTGGGTGAATCGGGCTGCGGCAAGAGCACCGTGGCGCGCCTCCTCACCGGGCTGTACCCGCCCACCCGCGGCCAAGTGCATTTCGACGGCCAGGATGTGCTGGCCACCTTGCCCACGCGCGCCGGCCTGGCGCTGCGTCGGCGCATGCAGATGATCTTCCAGGATCCCTATGCCAGCCTGAACCCGCGCTGGAAGGTGCGCGACATCGTGGCCGAACCGCTGCGCGAGCACGCGCTGGCGACGGGCGAGGACGAACTGCAAGCGCGCACCGGCGCCTTGCTGCAGATGGTGGGGCTGGCGGTGGCGGACGCCGAGAAATTCCCGCACCAGTTTTCCGGAGGCCAGCGCCAGCGCATCTCCATCGCCCGCGCGCTGGCCACCAGCCCTGAATTCCTGATCTGCGACGAACCCACGTCGGCGCTGGACGTGTCGGTGCAGGCCCAGGTGCTGAACATCATGAAGGACTTGCAGCGCGAGCGGGGCCTGACCTACCTGTTCATCTCGCACAACCTGGCGGTGGTGCGGCATGTCAGCCACCAGGTGGGCGTGATGTACCTGGGCCGGCTGGTTGAACTGGCCGACAAGGCGTCCATCTTCAGCGCGCCGCGCCACCCCTACACGCGCATGTTGCTGGACGCCATTCCGGACATTGCGATGACCGGGCGTGCCCGCACGCCGGTGCAGGGCGAGGTGCCCAACCCTTTGAACCCGCCCACGGGTTGTGCCTTCCACCCGCGCTGCCCGCACGCCAACGCACGCTGCCAGCAGGAGCGCCCGGACCTGGTGGCCTTCCAGGGCATCCGCGTGGCTTGCCACGCGGTGACCGAAGGGCGGATCTGA
- a CDS encoding diaminopimelate decarboxylase (PFAM: Pyridoxal-dependent decarboxylase, C-terminal sheet domain; Pyridoxal-dependent decarboxylase, pyridoxal binding domain~TIGRFAM: diaminopimelate decarboxylase), with protein sequence MSALPGAPFLAWKDGRLALEGHDLHHLAQRFGTPLYVYSRAAMLAALRSYQQALAGRSHLVCYAMKANSSLAVLQTFAEAGCGFDIVSGGELQRVLRAGGDPAKVVFSGVGKTRSEMRQALQVGVHCFNVESEPELLALSEEAVALGRTAAISLRVNPDVDAGTHPYISTGLKGNKFGVAHDRALAVYRQAATLPGIRVAGIDFHIGSQITEIAPYLDAVDRLLDLVEALEREGILLAHIDVGGGLGITYTDETPPAAADLVRAVLDRLDARGHGQRTLLLEPGRSLVGNAGVLLTTTLYLKPGDGSAEAKNFCIVDAAMNDMARPAMYQAWMGLLPCVPRDAAPQTWDVVGPVCESGDWLARQRALAVQPGDVLAMLSAGAYGMAMASNYNTRVRAAEVMVDGSAVHLIRERETVDDLLAKERLIKN encoded by the coding sequence ATGAGCGCCCTGCCCGGCGCCCCCTTCCTGGCCTGGAAGGACGGTCGGCTCGCCCTGGAAGGCCACGACCTGCATCATTTGGCGCAGCGTTTCGGCACGCCGCTGTATGTGTACTCGCGCGCCGCCATGCTGGCCGCCTTGCGCAGCTACCAGCAGGCGCTGGCCGGCCGGTCGCACCTGGTCTGCTATGCGATGAAGGCCAATTCCTCCTTGGCCGTGCTGCAAACCTTCGCCGAAGCCGGCTGCGGTTTCGACATCGTGTCCGGCGGTGAACTGCAGCGCGTGCTGCGCGCCGGCGGCGACCCGGCCAAGGTGGTGTTTTCCGGCGTGGGAAAGACCCGCAGCGAAATGCGCCAGGCCCTGCAGGTGGGTGTGCACTGCTTCAACGTGGAGAGCGAACCCGAGTTGCTGGCCTTGTCGGAAGAAGCGGTGGCCTTGGGCCGCACCGCCGCCATCAGCCTGCGTGTGAACCCCGACGTGGACGCCGGCACCCATCCCTACATCTCCACCGGCCTGAAGGGCAACAAGTTCGGTGTGGCGCACGACCGCGCCTTGGCGGTGTACCGGCAGGCCGCCACCCTGCCCGGCATCCGCGTGGCGGGCATCGACTTCCACATCGGCTCACAGATCACCGAAATTGCGCCCTACCTGGACGCGGTGGATCGCTTGCTGGACCTGGTGGAAGCGCTGGAACGCGAAGGCATCTTGCTGGCCCACATCGACGTGGGCGGCGGCCTGGGCATCACCTACACCGACGAAACCCCGCCCGCAGCGGCCGACCTGGTGCGCGCGGTGCTGGACCGGCTGGACGCCCGCGGCCATGGCCAGCGCACCCTGCTGCTGGAGCCGGGCCGATCCCTCGTGGGCAATGCCGGCGTGTTGCTCACCACCACGCTGTACCTGAAGCCGGGCGACGGCAGCGCCGAAGCCAAGAACTTCTGCATCGTGGACGCGGCCATGAACGACATGGCCCGCCCGGCCATGTACCAGGCCTGGATGGGCCTGCTGCCCTGCGTGCCGCGCGATGCCGCGCCCCAGACCTGGGACGTGGTGGGGCCGGTGTGCGAGAGCGGCGACTGGCTGGCGCGCCAGCGGGCGCTGGCGGTGCAGCCCGGCGACGTGCTGGCCATGCTGTCGGCCGGCGCCTATGGCATGGCCATGGCCAGCAACTACAACACCCGCGTGCGCGCGGCCGAGGTGATGGTGGATGGCTCGGCCGTGCACCTGATCCGGGAGCGCGAGACGGTGGACGACCTGCTGGCCAAGGAACGCCTGATCAAGAACTGA
- a CDS encoding iron donor protein CyaY (PFAM: Frataxin-like domain~TIGRFAM: iron donor protein CyaY~manually curated): MSDADYRSLSHAVLAGIEATIDRWLEDDVIDIDSHRSGGLLELSFPGGSKIIINTQPPLQELWLAAKDGGFHFKHVAGQWLNTRDGGEFFAVLSQHASAQAGKPLSFSV, translated from the coding sequence TTGTCCGACGCCGACTACCGAAGCCTGTCGCACGCCGTGCTGGCCGGCATCGAAGCCACCATCGACCGCTGGCTGGAGGACGACGTCATCGACATCGACAGCCACCGAAGCGGCGGCCTGCTGGAGCTGAGCTTCCCCGGCGGCAGCAAGATCATCATCAACACCCAGCCGCCGCTGCAGGAGTTGTGGCTGGCGGCCAAGGACGGCGGCTTTCACTTCAAGCATGTCGCAGGTCAGTGGCTGAACACCCGCGACGGCGGCGAATTCTTCGCGGTGCTGTCACAGCATGCCAGCGCGCAGGCCGGCAAGCCGCTGAGCTTCAGCGTTTGA
- a CDS encoding penicillin-binding protein, 1A family (PFAM: Penicillin binding protein transpeptidase domain; Transglycosylase~TIGRFAM: penicillin-binding protein, 1A family) yields the protein MADTERADTASSSGPDRPSPRPAASSSRSGWSRVLLRVIGWFFGLVLAGVVSVLLGLALALAVAYPNLPEISGLTDYRPKLPLRIYSADGLMLGEYGEERRSFVPIKEIPKVMQDAVLAIEDSRFYQHSGVDYLGVVRAGVASFQDYKSQGASTITMQVARNFYLSTEKTYTRKIYEILLALKIENQLSKEQILEVYMNQIYLGQRAYGFAAASEIYFGKPLKDVTIAEAAMLAGLPKAPAAYNPVTNLPRATVRQRHIIERMVENNFITAAQAETARNEKLKYREPTDVPLHAEYVAEAARQLVFNLYGNDTYSRGLNVYVTVDSTSQAAAYRALRKGLMDFERRQPFRGPEAYVDLPRDPKDVDTRVAEALVDHPDNDELRAVVVLEASPRKVVAMLADGQTLTITGDGLRSASTGLSERAGPKLQVRRGAVLRALRQPQGNWALAQQPDVEGAFVSMDPRSGQIRALVGGFDYAKNKFNHVTQAWRQPGSAFKPFIYSAALEKGFTPTTVVNDSPLFFDAGATGSQPWEPKNYDGTFEGPMQLKRALARSKNMVSIRVLQSIGTYYAQDWVARFGFDAEKHPPYLTMALGAGSVTPMQMAAGYAMFANGGLRIPPVLITRITDAKGKMLQETTLPVENESLRWIDERNAFVMTRLLGEVTKAGTAAASTKALGRTDIYGKTGTTNDSMDAWFAGFHPSLVAVVWIGYDTPRKLGDKETGGGLALPVWIDYMRQALKGVPVAEAQPPEGLVQIGGEWYFEEYGPGAGVRSVGLEDKVPKPPTDEERSGILDLFKR from the coding sequence ATGGCTGATACCGAGCGCGCCGACACGGCGTCTTCTTCCGGGCCCGACCGGCCCTCCCCGCGCCCCGCCGCCTCGTCCAGCCGCTCCGGTTGGTCGCGCGTGCTGCTGCGCGTCATTGGTTGGTTCTTCGGGCTGGTGCTGGCCGGGGTGGTGTCGGTGCTGCTGGGCCTGGCCCTCGCCCTGGCGGTGGCCTACCCCAACCTGCCGGAAATCAGCGGCTTGACCGACTACCGGCCCAAGCTGCCGCTGCGCATCTACTCGGCCGACGGGCTGATGCTGGGCGAATACGGCGAGGAACGCCGCAGTTTCGTGCCCATCAAGGAAATCCCGAAGGTGATGCAGGACGCGGTGCTGGCCATCGAGGACAGCCGCTTCTACCAGCACAGCGGGGTGGACTACCTCGGCGTGGTGCGCGCTGGCGTGGCCAGCTTCCAGGACTACAAGAGCCAGGGCGCGTCCACCATCACCATGCAGGTGGCGCGCAACTTCTACCTGTCCACCGAAAAGACCTACACCCGCAAGATCTACGAGATCCTGCTGGCGCTGAAGATCGAGAACCAGCTCAGCAAGGAGCAGATCCTCGAGGTCTACATGAACCAGATCTACCTGGGCCAGCGCGCCTACGGTTTCGCCGCGGCCAGCGAGATCTACTTCGGCAAGCCGCTGAAGGACGTCACCATCGCCGAAGCGGCCATGCTGGCCGGCCTGCCCAAGGCGCCGGCGGCCTACAACCCGGTGACCAACCTGCCGCGGGCCACGGTGCGCCAGCGCCACATCATCGAGCGCATGGTGGAGAACAACTTCATCACCGCCGCCCAGGCCGAAACCGCCCGCAACGAAAAGCTGAAATACCGCGAACCCACCGACGTGCCCTTGCACGCCGAGTATGTGGCCGAAGCCGCCCGCCAACTGGTGTTCAACCTGTACGGCAACGACACCTACTCGCGCGGGCTGAACGTGTACGTGACGGTGGATTCCACCAGCCAGGCGGCGGCCTACCGGGCGCTGCGCAAGGGCCTGATGGACTTCGAGCGCCGCCAGCCGTTCCGCGGCCCCGAGGCCTATGTGGACCTGCCGCGCGACCCCAAGGACGTGGACACCCGGGTGGCCGAGGCCCTGGTGGACCACCCGGACAACGATGAGCTGCGTGCCGTGGTGGTGCTGGAAGCATCGCCCCGCAAGGTGGTGGCCATGCTGGCGGACGGCCAGACCCTCACCATCACCGGCGACGGCCTGCGCAGCGCGTCCACCGGGCTGTCCGAACGCGCCGGGCCGAAGCTGCAGGTGCGCCGCGGCGCGGTGCTGCGCGCCCTGCGCCAGCCCCAGGGCAACTGGGCACTGGCCCAGCAACCCGATGTGGAAGGTGCCTTCGTGTCGATGGACCCGCGCAGCGGCCAGATCCGCGCCTTGGTGGGCGGCTTCGACTACGCCAAGAACAAGTTCAACCACGTCACCCAGGCCTGGCGCCAGCCGGGCTCGGCCTTCAAGCCCTTCATCTACTCGGCCGCGCTGGAAAAGGGCTTCACCCCCACCACGGTGGTGAACGACAGCCCGCTGTTCTTCGACGCCGGCGCCACCGGCAGCCAGCCCTGGGAGCCCAAGAACTACGACGGCACCTTCGAAGGCCCGATGCAGCTCAAGCGCGCGCTGGCGCGCTCGAAGAACATGGTGTCCATCCGGGTGTTGCAGTCCATCGGCACGTATTACGCGCAGGACTGGGTGGCGCGCTTCGGCTTCGACGCCGAGAAGCACCCGCCCTACCTGACCATGGCACTGGGCGCCGGCTCGGTCACGCCCATGCAGATGGCCGCGGGTTACGCCATGTTCGCCAACGGTGGCCTGCGGATTCCGCCGGTGCTGATCACTCGCATCACCGACGCCAAGGGCAAGATGCTGCAGGAGACCACGCTGCCGGTGGAGAACGAGTCGCTGCGCTGGATCGACGAGCGCAATGCCTTCGTGATGACCCGGCTGCTGGGCGAGGTGACCAAGGCCGGCACGGCCGCGGCGTCCACCAAGGCCCTGGGCCGAACCGACATCTACGGCAAGACCGGCACCACCAACGATTCCATGGACGCCTGGTTCGCCGGTTTCCACCCCAGCCTGGTGGCGGTGGTGTGGATAGGCTACGACACACCGCGCAAGCTGGGTGACAAGGAAACCGGCGGCGGGCTGGCGCTGCCGGTGTGGATCGACTACATGCGCCAGGCGCTGAAAGGCGTGCCGGTGGCTGAGGCGCAGCCCCCCGAGGGCCTGGTGCAGATCGGTGGCGAGTGGTACTTCGAGGAATACGGCCCCGGTGCCGGCGTTCGCAGCGTGGGCCTGGAGGACAAGGTGCCCAAGCCGCCCACCGACGAAGAGCGCAGCGGCATCCTCGATCTTTTCAAACGCTGA
- a CDS encoding type IV pilus assembly protein PilM (PFAM: Competence protein A~TIGRFAM: type IV pilus assembly protein PilM) yields MSILDLLLGRKHPPAIGLDISSSSVKLVELNQTATGEFVLERFGVEPFEKGWITDGQIDKFDEVAEAVRRVVQKSGTKTKQVVMAMPQSSVITKKIMLPAGLREEEMELQVESEANQYIPFSLDEVSLDFCVIGPSSASAGDVEVLIAASRKDRVQDRQGLAEAAGLKPVVLDIESHASRLAMGRVIGALPNEGKDALVALFEIGADTTSLKVLRDDEMLYDRDQAFGGSQLTQLISRQYGFSFEEAEAKKLAGDLPDDYDGTILAPFVDSLSQEIGRALQYFFTSTPHHKVHYVMLAGGTATLPGLKERVTELTGFASMVVNPFDNMKLGSAVREAKVRREAPAYLTACGLAMRRFVQ; encoded by the coding sequence GTGAGCATTCTGGACCTGCTGTTGGGACGCAAGCATCCGCCGGCCATCGGGTTGGATATCAGCTCGTCCAGCGTCAAGCTGGTCGAACTGAACCAGACCGCGACGGGCGAATTCGTGCTGGAACGCTTTGGTGTGGAGCCTTTCGAAAAAGGTTGGATCACCGACGGCCAGATCGACAAGTTCGACGAAGTGGCCGAAGCCGTGCGCCGTGTGGTGCAGAAAAGCGGCACCAAGACCAAGCAGGTGGTGATGGCCATGCCGCAGTCGTCGGTCATCACCAAGAAGATCATGCTGCCCGCGGGCCTGCGCGAAGAGGAAATGGAACTGCAGGTCGAGTCCGAGGCCAACCAGTACATCCCCTTCTCGCTGGACGAGGTAAGCCTGGATTTCTGCGTCATCGGGCCCAGCAGCGCTTCCGCGGGTGATGTGGAAGTGCTGATCGCGGCGTCCCGCAAGGACCGGGTGCAGGACCGCCAGGGCCTGGCCGAAGCCGCCGGCCTGAAGCCGGTGGTGCTGGACATCGAAAGCCATGCCTCGCGCCTGGCCATGGGCCGGGTCATCGGCGCGCTGCCCAACGAGGGCAAGGATGCGCTGGTGGCGCTGTTTGAAATCGGCGCAGATACCACGTCATTGAAGGTGCTGCGCGACGACGAAATGCTGTACGACCGCGACCAGGCCTTTGGCGGTTCGCAGCTCACGCAGCTGATTTCACGCCAATACGGTTTCTCCTTCGAAGAGGCCGAAGCCAAGAAGCTGGCCGGCGACCTGCCCGACGACTACGACGGCACCATCCTGGCGCCCTTCGTGGACAGCCTGTCGCAGGAAATCGGCCGCGCGCTGCAGTACTTCTTCACCAGCACGCCGCACCACAAGGTGCACTACGTCATGCTGGCCGGTGGCACCGCCACCCTGCCGGGCCTGAAGGAACGCGTCACCGAATTGACCGGCTTCGCGTCCATGGTGGTGAACCCGTTTGACAACATGAAACTCGGCTCCGCCGTGCGTGAGGCCAAGGTGCGGCGCGAGGCGCCGGCCTACCTGACGGCCTGCGGCCTGGCGATGCGGAGGTTCGTGCAGTGA
- a CDS encoding Tfp pilus assembly protein PilN (PFAM: Fimbrial assembly protein (PilN)) produces MILINLLPHREEKRRQRKQAFFVGLGVAAGLGLLLAGVWFSVINQLTAAQVSRNDFLKSQIGMLESQIKDIAQLQAEIESLKARQRAVEDLQTNRNVPVYLLDELVKQTPEGVYLTTIKQLDNVVTVNGVAQTNERVSEFLRNTLNNSKWLERPELVEIKAMTVQTTNKEQRRLFDFSMRVSLKRPEVAAQAASGAASGALPVKPPASAPTTTPAKSV; encoded by the coding sequence GTGATCCTGATCAACCTGCTGCCGCACCGCGAGGAAAAGCGGCGCCAGCGCAAGCAAGCCTTCTTCGTTGGCCTGGGCGTGGCCGCCGGCTTGGGGCTGCTGCTTGCGGGCGTCTGGTTCTCGGTCATCAACCAGCTCACCGCGGCCCAGGTGTCGCGCAACGATTTCCTGAAGTCGCAGATCGGCATGCTGGAAAGCCAGATCAAGGACATTGCGCAGCTGCAGGCTGAAATTGAATCGCTCAAGGCCCGCCAGCGCGCCGTGGAAGACCTGCAGACCAACCGCAACGTGCCGGTGTACCTGCTGGACGAACTGGTCAAGCAGACGCCCGAAGGTGTGTACCTCACCACCATCAAGCAGCTGGACAACGTGGTCACGGTCAATGGTGTGGCCCAGACCAATGAACGCGTGTCCGAGTTCCTGCGCAACACGCTGAACAACTCGAAGTGGCTGGAACGCCCGGAACTGGTGGAAATCAAGGCCATGACGGTGCAGACCACCAACAAGGAACAGCGCCGGCTGTTCGACTTCTCCATGCGCGTGTCGCTGAAGCGTCCCGAAGTGGCCGCGCAGGCCGCCTCCGGCGCCGCTTCCGGCGCCCTGCCGGTCAAGCCGCCGGCCAGTGCCCCGACGACCACGCCGGCCAAGTCGGTGTGA
- a CDS encoding Tfp pilus assembly protein PilO (PFAM: Pilus assembly protein, PilO): MASKTRAFDVTTLFEQAATQFRGLNPQEPGQWPMLPKVAAWLGTLAAVLGLVWVGFLSGEYDNLNAERDREPALKEDYRAKLGKAVNLEELKKQKRQVQEFVTQLEKQLPGKAEMDALLSDINQAGLGRGLQFELFRPGQVEVKEYYAELPITIKVSGRYHDIGAFAADVANLSRIVTLHNMVVGFQGKEPTGPLTMDATARTYRYLDTSEVEQQRKLAADAKKKAAGNRTTP, translated from the coding sequence ATGGCCTCCAAGACCCGCGCTTTCGACGTCACGACCCTGTTTGAACAGGCCGCCACCCAGTTCCGCGGCTTGAATCCGCAGGAGCCCGGCCAATGGCCCATGCTGCCCAAGGTGGCGGCCTGGCTGGGCACACTGGCCGCGGTGCTGGGCCTGGTGTGGGTGGGCTTTCTCAGCGGTGAGTACGACAACCTGAACGCCGAGCGCGACCGGGAGCCGGCGCTGAAGGAAGACTACCGCGCCAAGCTGGGCAAGGCCGTGAACCTGGAAGAGCTGAAGAAGCAGAAGCGCCAGGTGCAGGAGTTCGTCACCCAGCTTGAAAAGCAACTGCCCGGCAAGGCCGAGATGGACGCGCTGCTGTCGGACATCAACCAGGCCGGCCTGGGCCGCGGCCTGCAGTTCGAGCTGTTCCGCCCCGGCCAGGTGGAGGTGAAGGAGTACTACGCCGAGTTGCCCATCACCATCAAGGTGAGCGGCCGCTACCACGACATCGGCGCTTTCGCCGCCGATGTGGCCAACCTGTCGCGCATCGTCACACTGCACAACATGGTGGTGGGCTTCCAGGGCAAGGAGCCCACCGGTCCGCTGACCATGGATGCCACCGCACGCACCTACCGCTACCTGGACACGTCCGAAGTGGAGCAGCAGCGCAAGCTGGCGGCCGACGCCAAGAAGAAGGCGGCGGGCAACCGTACAACGCCATGA
- a CDS encoding Tfp pilus assembly protein PilP (PFAM: Pilus assembly protein, PilP) yields MKHTPMKFHLVPACTAVVLLLLAGCSADTEELKGWMAQQRLEVKPSVQPLVPPRRFDPAPYTGVRAVEPFSTQKLTVAIKQETRQPNSLLSAELNRRKDPLESFPLDSMGMVGSYQRQGQPYALLRVDNLLYQVKAGDYLGQNYGKIVKITETEIALREIVQDAAGEWIERPGTLQLQEKAR; encoded by the coding sequence ATGAAGCACACGCCGATGAAGTTCCACCTGGTTCCCGCGTGCACTGCTGTTGTGCTGCTGTTGCTGGCGGGCTGCAGCGCCGACACCGAAGAGCTGAAGGGCTGGATGGCCCAGCAGCGTCTGGAGGTCAAGCCCAGCGTGCAACCGCTGGTGCCGCCGCGCCGCTTCGACCCCGCGCCCTACACCGGCGTGCGCGCCGTGGAGCCGTTCTCGACCCAGAAGCTCACGGTGGCCATCAAGCAGGAAACGCGGCAGCCCAATTCGCTGCTGTCGGCCGAGTTGAACCGCCGCAAGGACCCGCTGGAGTCCTTCCCGCTGGACAGCATGGGCATGGTGGGCAGCTACCAGCGCCAGGGCCAGCCCTATGCGCTGCTGCGGGTGGACAACCTGCTTTACCAGGTGAAGGCCGGCGACTACCTGGGACAGAACTACGGAAAGATCGTCAAGATCACCGAGACCGAAATCGCGCTGCGGGAGATCGTCCAGGACGCGGCCGGCGAGTGGATTGAACGCCCCGGGACGCTGCAGCTGCAGGAGAAGGCGCGATGA